The proteins below are encoded in one region of bacterium:
- a CDS encoding Re/Si-specific NAD(P)(+) transhydrogenase subunit alpha produces the protein MIAGVSAERRPGERRVALVPASCAALVKAGLEVIVEAGAGLAAGFTDAEYAEKGARLVSRGEVFATADVVLQVNGPGLGADEAGLSDCRAGQLVIGMQDPLGNPAATAAMAARGITAFSLELVPRITRAQSMDVLSSMATVAGYQAVLEAGVHLPRLFPMLMTAAGTLAPAKVFVVGVGVAGLQAIATAKRLGAVVEAYDVRPAVKDQVLSVGAKFVEFDLETAGSEDKGGYAKEQSAEFIRRQQEQMQAVVARNDVVITTAAIPGRKSPVLVTAPMVAAMAPGSVIIDLAAERGGNCELTRADEVVVAHGVTILGPTDLPSRKPYHASQMFSRNIETFLKALAPKGELKIDRADEVVAGTLLTHGGEVVHPRVRELLGLPAAAGAPEGA, from the coding sequence ATGATCGCAGGAGTATCCGCTGAACGACGTCCCGGCGAACGGCGCGTGGCGCTGGTGCCGGCGTCGTGCGCGGCCCTGGTGAAGGCGGGTCTCGAGGTCATCGTCGAGGCCGGGGCCGGACTGGCGGCAGGCTTCACCGACGCCGAGTACGCAGAGAAGGGCGCGCGCCTGGTCTCGCGAGGCGAGGTGTTCGCCACCGCCGACGTCGTGCTGCAGGTCAACGGGCCGGGGCTGGGCGCCGACGAGGCCGGGCTGTCCGACTGCCGTGCGGGCCAGCTCGTGATCGGCATGCAGGACCCGCTGGGCAACCCTGCCGCCACGGCCGCCATGGCGGCGCGTGGCATCACGGCCTTCTCGCTCGAGCTGGTGCCGCGCATCACGCGCGCGCAGAGCATGGATGTGCTGTCGTCGATGGCGACGGTGGCCGGCTACCAGGCCGTGCTCGAGGCCGGTGTGCACCTGCCGCGCCTGTTCCCGATGCTGATGACGGCCGCCGGCACCCTGGCCCCGGCGAAGGTCTTCGTCGTGGGCGTGGGCGTGGCCGGGCTGCAGGCCATCGCCACGGCCAAGCGCCTGGGGGCGGTGGTCGAGGCCTACGACGTACGGCCCGCCGTGAAGGACCAGGTGCTGAGCGTGGGCGCCAAGTTCGTCGAGTTCGACCTCGAGACCGCCGGTTCCGAGGACAAGGGTGGATACGCTAAGGAACAGAGCGCCGAGTTCATCCGCCGCCAGCAGGAACAGATGCAGGCCGTGGTGGCGCGCAACGACGTGGTCATCACCACGGCCGCCATCCCGGGCCGCAAGTCGCCGGTGCTGGTGACGGCGCCCATGGTGGCGGCGATGGCGCCCGGCTCGGTCATCATCGACCTGGCCGCCGAGCGCGGCGGCAACTGCGAGTTGACCCGGGCCGACGAGGTCGTTGTCGCGCACGGCGTCACGATCCTGGGACCCACCGACCTGCCCTCGCGCAAGCCGTATCACGCCAGCCAGATGTTTTCGCGGAACATCGAGACGTTCCTCAAGGCACTGGCGCCCAAGGGCGAGCTCAAGATCGACCGGGCCGACGAAGTCGTGGCCGGCACGCTGCTGACCCACGGCGGCGAAGTCGTGCACCCGCGCGTGCGGGAACTGCTGGGCCTGCCGGCCGCTGCCGGCGCCCCCGAAGGAGCCTGA
- a CDS encoding NAD(P)(+) transhydrogenase (Re/Si-specific) subunit beta, with protein sequence MDLGWVNLAYLVASVLFIIGIKGMTHPRTAVRGNIISAWGMLLAVVVALLANGLSYTWILVGALIGTAVGAIAAYRVQMTQMPEMVALFNGFGGAASVLVAGAAFMTAQAPGLQMTIATGVSGLIGAVTFTGSLIAFLKLAEKIPSGSLGFPGMKVFNGFLGLLALGAIGWLAVDPSSQLAFWVVVVLSSVLGVTLTIPIGGADMPVVISLLNSYSGLAAAATGFVLMNNVLIISGSLVGASGIILTQIMCKAMNRSLGNVLFAEFGGAASGPSADDVYGGKVKSTSPVEVAMMLDTAQRVLVVPGYGMAVAQAQHIVRDMANLLESRGVVVEYGIHPVAGRMPGHMNVLLAEADVPYDKLREMDDINNEISQVDVCIVVGANDTVNPAARTDPNSPIAGMPIIDVDKARTVIVVKRSLSPGFAGIPNPLFAMDNCLMMFGDGKKALVELVTALKDT encoded by the coding sequence ATCGACCTCGGCTGGGTCAACCTGGCCTACCTCGTGGCCTCGGTGCTGTTCATCATCGGCATCAAAGGCATGACGCATCCGCGCACCGCCGTGCGCGGCAACATCATCAGCGCCTGGGGCATGCTCCTGGCGGTGGTCGTGGCGCTGCTCGCCAACGGCCTCAGCTACACGTGGATCCTGGTCGGCGCCCTGATCGGCACGGCTGTCGGCGCCATCGCCGCCTATCGCGTGCAGATGACGCAGATGCCGGAGATGGTGGCGCTGTTCAACGGCTTCGGCGGCGCGGCTTCCGTGCTCGTGGCCGGGGCGGCCTTCATGACCGCGCAGGCGCCGGGGCTGCAGATGACCATCGCGACCGGGGTTTCGGGGCTGATCGGCGCCGTCACCTTCACCGGCTCGCTCATCGCCTTCCTGAAGCTGGCCGAGAAAATCCCGAGCGGCAGCCTCGGTTTCCCGGGCATGAAGGTGTTCAACGGCTTCCTCGGCCTGCTGGCCCTCGGCGCCATCGGCTGGCTGGCGGTCGATCCTTCGTCGCAGCTCGCGTTCTGGGTCGTGGTCGTCCTGTCCAGCGTGCTGGGCGTGACGCTGACGATTCCCATCGGCGGGGCCGACATGCCCGTCGTCATCTCGCTGCTCAACTCCTACTCGGGCCTGGCGGCGGCCGCGACCGGCTTCGTGCTGATGAACAACGTGCTGATCATCTCCGGTTCGCTGGTCGGCGCCTCGGGCATCATCCTGACGCAGATCATGTGCAAGGCGATGAACCGCTCGCTGGGCAACGTGCTGTTCGCCGAGTTCGGCGGGGCGGCCTCGGGTCCCAGCGCCGACGACGTCTACGGCGGCAAGGTCAAGTCGACCAGCCCGGTCGAGGTGGCGATGATGCTGGACACGGCGCAGCGCGTGCTCGTGGTGCCCGGCTACGGCATGGCGGTGGCGCAGGCGCAGCACATTGTGCGCGACATGGCCAACCTGCTGGAGTCGCGCGGCGTTGTGGTGGAGTACGGCATCCATCCGGTCGCCGGCCGCATGCCGGGCCACATGAACGTGCTGCTCGCCGAGGCCGACGTGCCGTACGACAAGCTGCGCGAGATGGACGACATCAACAACGAGATCTCGCAGGTCGATGTCTGCATCGTGGTGGGCGCCAACGACACCGTCAACCCGGCCGCGCGCACCGACCCGAACAGCCCGATTGCCGGCATGCCGATTATCGACGTCGACAAGGCGCGCACGGTGATCGTCGTGAAGCGCTCGCTGAGCCCCGGCTTCGCGGGCATCCCGAACCCGCTGTTCGCCATGGACAACTGCCTGATGATGTTCGGCGACGGCAAGAAGGCCCTGGTCGAGCTGGTGACCGCGCTCAAGGACACCTAG
- a CDS encoding NAD(P) transhydrogenase subunit alpha has product MEMLVAAVTVFVLAVFIGFEIIAKVPPTLHTPLMSGSNAISGITVIGAVISTRADNPKLATVLAVAAVAFAMINVVGGYLVTHRMLAMFKKKKG; this is encoded by the coding sequence ATGGAAATGCTGGTTGCGGCCGTCACCGTCTTCGTGCTGGCGGTCTTCATCGGGTTCGAGATCATTGCCAAGGTGCCGCCCACGCTGCACACGCCGCTCATGTCGGGCTCCAATGCCATCAGCGGCATCACGGTGATCGGGGCCGTCATCTCGACCCGCGCCGACAATCCCAAGCTGGCCACCGTGCTGGCGGTGGCCGCCGTGGCCTTCGCCATGATCAACGTCGTGGGCGGCTACCTTGTCACGCACCGCATGCTCGCCATGTTCAAGAAGAAGAAGGGGTGA
- a CDS encoding GNAT family N-acetyltransferase, translating to MLERFLWDVSMRVTELTDDDRLWVQERTELLFGGDFVVSRSEVHDPHKLPGFIATEGRERVGLATYCIWGGACELVTIDALCQYMGVGTMLLDKVEEVARAAGCESIWTITTNDNLDAQRFFQKRGFMISQVRLGGMTKIRLLKPNVPKVGYYGIPVRDEIEFEKRLPPLQPMPQD from the coding sequence ATGCTCGAGCGTTTCCTGTGGGACGTGTCCATGCGCGTGACCGAGTTGACAGACGACGATCGCCTCTGGGTGCAGGAGCGGACCGAGCTCCTGTTCGGCGGCGACTTCGTTGTCTCGCGCAGCGAGGTGCACGACCCGCACAAGCTGCCGGGCTTCATCGCCACCGAAGGCCGTGAGCGCGTCGGCCTGGCCACGTACTGCATCTGGGGCGGCGCCTGTGAACTGGTGACCATCGACGCCCTCTGCCAGTACATGGGCGTGGGCACGATGCTGCTGGACAAGGTGGAGGAAGTGGCCCGCGCCGCGGGCTGCGAGAGCATCTGGACCATCACCACGAACGACAACCTCGACGCCCAGCGCTTCTTCCAGAAGCGCGGCTTCATGATCTCGCAGGTCCGGCTCGGCGGCATGACCAAAATCCGCCTGCTCAAGCCGAACGTGCCCAAGGTCGGCTACTACGGCATCCCGGTGCGCGACGAGATCGAGTTCGAGAAGCGCCTGCCGCCCCTGCAGCCCATGCCGCAGGACTGA
- the crcB gene encoding fluoride efflux transporter CrcB, with protein sequence MRTELINLALVGGGGALGAMARYGLGGLVHRNAALAGFPFGTLAVNLLGCLLIGLGAGLADARQAFTPEARLFVFVGLLGGFTTFSSFGYETVALLRDHELLRAGLNVGLNVFAGLTLVWLGYALTAGR encoded by the coding sequence ATGAGGACCGAGTTGATCAACCTGGCCCTGGTCGGCGGCGGCGGCGCGCTGGGCGCGATGGCCCGCTACGGCCTGGGTGGGCTCGTGCACCGCAACGCCGCCCTGGCCGGTTTCCCGTTCGGCACGCTGGCGGTGAACCTGCTGGGCTGCCTGCTGATCGGCCTGGGCGCCGGGCTGGCCGACGCGCGGCAGGCCTTCACGCCCGAGGCCCGGCTGTTCGTCTTCGTGGGCCTGCTGGGCGGGTTCACCACGTTTTCGTCGTTCGGCTACGAGACGGTCGCGCTGCTGCGCGACCATGAGCTGCTGCGCGCGGGGCTCAACGTGGGCCTCAACGTGTTCGCCGGACTCACATTGGTCTGGCTGGGCTATGCACTCACTGCCGGGAGGTAG
- a CDS encoding 4Fe-4S binding protein, with the protein MFGRNRPHLAPEERARRARHVFRARPRRPLRVRQAVQFGTFAVILYVGWRFVQWVHGLEAGVVDGARSPGVEGFLPIASLISLRHWFETGVFHMVHPAGLVILCLVLLTALLLKKAFCSWLCPVGTASEYLARLSHKVFRRRVKLPNWLDWPLQSLKYLLLLFFANAIFVLMSREQVAQFLDLPYNKVSDIKMLYFFTDPSPTTLWVLGSLAALSFVVPYFWCRYLCPYGALLGPLSWLSPLKIVRSPSACTNCRQCASVCPSFLAVDLTKTVTSVECTGCLECVAACPENEALQLAPVTPWGTRLSRRGLRPAIFAVLVVVLFYGGIQTARLSGRWRSEVDQRELVERVRRGLEGPEYDHVGRPASRPAP; encoded by the coding sequence ATGTTCGGCCGCAATCGCCCGCACCTGGCCCCCGAAGAGCGCGCCCGTCGCGCCCGCCACGTTTTCCGAGCCCGCCCCCGGCGTCCGCTGCGCGTGCGCCAGGCGGTCCAGTTCGGCACCTTCGCCGTGATCCTCTACGTCGGCTGGCGGTTCGTGCAGTGGGTGCACGGACTCGAGGCGGGCGTGGTCGACGGCGCGCGGTCGCCGGGCGTCGAGGGCTTCCTGCCCATCGCCTCGCTCATCAGCCTGCGCCACTGGTTCGAGACCGGGGTCTTCCACATGGTCCACCCGGCGGGCCTGGTCATCCTCTGCCTGGTCCTGCTCACGGCGCTGCTGCTGAAGAAGGCGTTCTGCTCGTGGCTGTGCCCGGTGGGCACGGCGTCCGAGTATCTCGCACGCCTGTCGCACAAGGTGTTCCGACGGCGGGTGAAGCTGCCGAACTGGCTGGACTGGCCGCTGCAGTCGCTGAAATACCTGCTGCTGCTCTTCTTCGCCAACGCCATCTTCGTGCTGATGAGCCGCGAACAGGTCGCCCAGTTCCTGGACCTGCCGTACAACAAGGTCTCGGACATCAAGATGCTCTACTTCTTCACCGACCCCTCGCCCACCACGCTCTGGGTGCTGGGCAGCCTGGCCGCCCTGTCGTTCGTCGTGCCCTACTTCTGGTGCCGTTACCTGTGCCCGTACGGGGCGTTGCTCGGCCCACTGTCGTGGCTGTCGCCGCTGAAGATCGTAAGGTCGCCCTCGGCCTGCACGAACTGCCGGCAGTGCGCCTCGGTGTGCCCCTCGTTCCTGGCCGTGGACCTGACGAAGACGGTGACCTCGGTCGAGTGCACGGGATGCCTGGAGTGCGTGGCGGCCTGCCCCGAGAACGAGGCCCTGCAACTGGCACCCGTGACGCCGTGGGGCACGCGCCTGTCGCGGCGCGGCCTGCGCCCGGCAATTTTTGCCGTGCTGGTCGTGGTCCTCTTCTATGGCGGCATCCAGACGGCGCGGCTGTCCGGGCGCTGGCGCAGCGAGGTCGACCAGCGGGAACTGGTCGAACGGGTGCGGCGCGGGCTGGAAGGGCCCGAGTACGACCATGTCGGCCGGCCGGCGTCCCGACCGGCGCCCTGA
- a CDS encoding aminopeptidase P family protein, with amino-acid sequence MNAREKTAALRRELKKLGIHALYVPSADPHLSEYLPDAWKHRAWLSGFTGSMGELLVGPRKAALWTDGRYFFQASKELAGSDIELMRMGEPGTPTMTAWIVKQLRPGQVLGVDASVVSMAAAADFENALAPHGIKVEFLRGNPIDAIWEDRPAESLAPVTSHPRRFAGETPQSKLARLRAAMKLAGTKAHVVCALDQVAWLLNIRADDIAYTPVVTAYAIVTDRACTLYVDPQKLSREMIRELRPFTKVAPYRSVWADLGALGRQRVSVWVDPAGTSRRVVDALKKAPLFCGVSPIVAMRAVKNPTQIKAITEAHRRDGVAMVRFLHWLEGAVRGNDQTEISASDQLFEFRRMGRNFKDNSFSTISGFGPHGSIIHYSATPKSNGKLKRKGIYLIDSGGQYLEGTTDITRTVAFGKPTPKQKEMFTRVLLGNIDCTVTPFPAGTTGQRHEMFARRHLWLAGRDYNHGTGHGVGQYLGVHEGPHSLKNIPTPPFVEGNLMSIEPGYYEDGRFGIRIENLAFVTKDEKLSTAARTWYRFHPVTLCPIDRKLIDKSLMTRDHVAWLDAYHKRVYRELAPSLGREEKAWLRKATRPL; translated from the coding sequence ATGAACGCGCGCGAGAAGACGGCGGCCCTGCGCCGCGAACTGAAGAAACTGGGCATCCACGCCCTCTATGTACCCAGCGCCGACCCCCACCTGAGCGAGTACCTGCCCGACGCCTGGAAGCACCGGGCGTGGCTGAGCGGGTTCACCGGCTCGATGGGCGAACTGCTGGTCGGCCCGCGCAAGGCCGCCCTGTGGACCGACGGGCGTTATTTCTTCCAGGCAAGCAAGGAACTGGCGGGCTCGGACATCGAGCTGATGCGCATGGGCGAGCCGGGCACGCCGACGATGACGGCCTGGATCGTCAAGCAGCTGCGCCCCGGGCAGGTGCTGGGCGTTGACGCCAGCGTCGTGTCGATGGCTGCGGCCGCCGACTTCGAGAACGCCCTGGCGCCGCATGGCATCAAGGTGGAGTTCCTGCGCGGCAACCCCATCGACGCCATCTGGGAAGACCGCCCGGCCGAGAGCCTGGCGCCGGTCACGTCGCACCCGCGCCGCTTCGCCGGCGAGACGCCGCAGTCCAAGCTGGCGCGCCTGCGCGCGGCGATGAAGCTGGCGGGCACCAAGGCCCATGTGGTCTGCGCGCTGGACCAGGTGGCCTGGCTGCTGAACATCCGGGCCGACGACATCGCCTACACGCCGGTGGTGACCGCGTACGCGATCGTCACCGACCGCGCCTGCACGCTGTACGTCGACCCGCAGAAGCTGAGCCGCGAGATGATCCGCGAACTGCGCCCGTTCACCAAGGTGGCCCCGTACCGCAGCGTGTGGGCCGACCTGGGCGCCCTCGGCCGCCAGCGCGTCAGCGTGTGGGTCGACCCGGCCGGCACCAGCCGCCGTGTCGTCGACGCGCTGAAGAAGGCGCCGCTGTTCTGTGGCGTCTCGCCGATCGTGGCCATGCGCGCGGTCAAGAACCCGACGCAGATCAAGGCCATCACCGAGGCACATCGTCGCGACGGCGTGGCCATGGTGCGCTTCCTGCACTGGCTCGAGGGCGCGGTGCGCGGCAACGACCAGACCGAGATCTCGGCCTCCGACCAGCTGTTCGAGTTCCGCCGGATGGGCCGCAACTTCAAGGACAACAGCTTCTCGACGATCAGCGGCTTCGGGCCGCACGGCTCGATCATCCACTACAGCGCCACGCCGAAGAGCAACGGCAAGCTGAAGCGGAAGGGCATCTACCTGATCGACAGCGGCGGCCAGTACCTGGAAGGCACCACCGACATCACGCGCACCGTGGCCTTCGGCAAGCCGACGCCGAAGCAGAAGGAGATGTTCACGCGCGTGCTGCTGGGCAACATCGACTGCACGGTGACGCCCTTCCCGGCCGGCACCACCGGCCAGCGCCACGAGATGTTCGCGCGCCGGCACCTGTGGCTGGCGGGACGCGACTACAACCACGGCACGGGCCACGGCGTGGGGCAGTACCTGGGTGTGCACGAGGGGCCGCACAGCCTCAAGAACATCCCGACGCCGCCGTTCGTCGAGGGCAACCTGATGTCGATCGAGCCGGGCTACTACGAGGACGGGCGCTTCGGCATCCGCATCGAGAACCTGGCCTTCGTGACGAAGGACGAGAAGCTGTCGACCGCCGCGCGCACCTGGTACCGGTTCCACCCGGTCACCCTGTGCCCGATCGACCGCAAGCTCATCGACAAGTCGCTGATGACGCGCGACCACGTGGCCTGGCTGGACGCCTACCACAAGCGCGTGTACCGCGAGCTGGCGCCGTCGCTGGGTCGCGAGGAGAAGGCCTGGCTGAGGAAGGCCACGCGGCCGCTCTAG
- a CDS encoding DUF190 domain-containing protein: MHLPSEGRLLRVYVGESDKHDGRVLYQWLLEQARAHGLAGATALRGLGGFGAHGRLHTAKILRMSSDLPVVVEIVDTPERIEAFLPVVDAAVGEGLATVERVEVRFYRAGATEGSRPPEGME; the protein is encoded by the coding sequence ATGCATCTGCCGAGTGAAGGACGCCTGCTGCGCGTGTACGTGGGCGAGTCGGACAAGCACGACGGACGTGTCCTGTACCAGTGGCTGCTGGAGCAGGCCCGCGCGCACGGACTGGCCGGCGCCACCGCCCTGCGCGGGCTGGGCGGATTCGGGGCCCACGGGCGCCTGCACACGGCCAAGATCCTGAGAATGTCGTCGGACCTGCCGGTCGTGGTGGAAATCGTTGATACACCGGAACGCATCGAGGCGTTCCTGCCGGTGGTCGATGCCGCCGTCGGCGAAGGGCTGGCCACCGTCGAGCGGGTCGAGGTGCGCTTCTACAGGGCGGGCGCGACCGAGGGATCGCGCCCGCCTGAAGGTATGGAATAG